The following proteins are encoded in a genomic region of Bernardetia sp. MNP-M8:
- a CDS encoding RNA polymerase sigma factor, translating into MTAFEFGFALQKIAYSLRPFALKLTKDSDEANDLLQETILKAFSNREKFTEGTNLKAWLYTIMKNTFITNYQRLVRRNTFIDTTENLHFLNSSNHVAANGAYGDFMMQDVVRAIDKLDDAYKVPFMMHFRGFKYYEIAERLEIPIGTVKNRIHIARKELKGNLKVYSSKN; encoded by the coding sequence ATGACAGCCTTCGAATTTGGATTTGCACTACAAAAAATAGCTTACTCTTTGCGTCCTTTCGCATTAAAGCTAACTAAAGATTCTGATGAAGCAAATGATTTGCTTCAAGAAACAATATTAAAAGCCTTTTCTAACCGTGAAAAATTTACGGAAGGAACAAACTTAAAGGCATGGTTATATACCATCATGAAAAATACATTTATTACGAATTATCAGCGTTTGGTGCGTCGTAATACATTTATTGATACTACTGAAAATTTACATTTCCTTAATTCTTCTAATCATGTAGCTGCAAATGGTGCATATGGAGATTTTATGATGCAAGATGTAGTTCGTGCAATTGACAAATTAGATGATGCTTATAAAGTACCTTTTATGATGCACTTTAGAGGCTTCAAATATTATGAAATTGCAGAACGTTTAGAGATTCCTATCGGAACAGTAAAAAACAGAATTCATATTGCACGTAAAGAACTAAAAGGAAATTTGAAGGTTTACTCTTCTAAAAATTAA
- a CDS encoding phytoene/squalene synthase family protein, producing MNTLTPSITSTRTDTISDSMALYNTTALKCSKLITQHYSTSFTLGIQTLHKKLHFPIYAIYGYVRYADEIVDTFHDKDRATLLARFREDTFRAIEEKISTNPVIHSFQLAVERYSIEDELIEAFLNSMKMDLDKKEYSDNKYNEYIYGSAEVVGLMCLRVFCENDSELYDSLKAGARSLGAAFQKVNFLRDMKSDFDERGRVYFPDVDYSQFDSSAKLEIENDIQKDFDAAYEAILRLPKPSRMGVYLAYVYYLKLFNKIKQSSAQTILSERIRVPDSRKMFLLVESYVKHRLNYL from the coding sequence ATGAATACTCTTACCCCTTCAATAACATCAACAAGAACTGATACTATTTCAGATTCTATGGCACTTTATAATACAACTGCTTTAAAGTGTAGCAAATTGATTACTCAACATTACAGCACTTCTTTTACGTTAGGTATACAGACATTACACAAAAAATTACATTTTCCTATTTATGCAATTTATGGATATGTTCGTTATGCTGATGAAATTGTAGATACTTTTCACGACAAAGATAGAGCAACTTTACTTGCTCGTTTTAGAGAAGATACTTTTCGTGCAATTGAGGAAAAAATTAGTACAAATCCTGTCATTCATTCTTTTCAACTTGCAGTTGAGCGTTATTCCATTGAAGATGAGCTTATAGAAGCCTTTTTGAATAGTATGAAAATGGATTTAGATAAAAAAGAATATAGTGATAATAAGTACAATGAATATATTTATGGCTCTGCTGAAGTAGTAGGTTTAATGTGTTTGCGTGTATTTTGTGAAAATGATAGCGAACTGTATGATAGCTTGAAAGCAGGAGCTAGAAGCCTTGGAGCAGCTTTTCAGAAAGTAAATTTTTTGAGAGACATGAAAAGTGATTTTGACGAACGTGGAAGAGTTTATTTTCCTGATGTTGATTATTCACAATTTGATTCTAGTGCTAAACTTGAGATAGAAAACGATATTCAAAAAGATTTTGATGCAGCATACGAAGCCATTTTACGATTGCCTAAGCCTTCACGTATGGGTGTTTATTTAGCTTATGTTTATTATTTAAAATTATTCAATAAAATAAAACAATCTTCTGCCCAAACGATACTTTCAGAAAGAATACGTGTTCCTGATAGTAGAAAAATGTTTTTATTGGTGGAGAGTTACGTAAAACACCGTCTGAATTATTTATAA